One window of the Primulina eburnea isolate SZY01 chromosome 18, ASM2296580v1, whole genome shotgun sequence genome contains the following:
- the LOC140819770 gene encoding protein NRT1/ PTR FAMILY 2.11-like produces the protein MEKNEISSTKKEPNYRGVKAMPFVIGNETFEKLGTIGTSSNLLIYLTTVFHMNSITAANVVNIFNGTCNFGTLAGAFLCDTYLGRYKTLGIASVSSFLGMLMLTLTAALANLHPPECSTQVTQPNLKCIGASPWQIAFLFTAFLLLVIGASGIRPCNLAFGADQFNPNTDSGRRGINSFFNWYYFTFTFAMMLSLTVIVYVQSNMSWTIGLGIPAFMMFLSCFFFFVATRIYVKVLPEGSPFTSLVQTLVVAYKKRKLELPEQPRCSLFNHVDPGSMNSKLQYTDELRFLNRAAIATPEDTINPDGSAANPWKLRSVQQVEEIKCIIRVIPIWLSGMIYYIILALMQTYPVFQSLQCDRRLSSGNFKIPAASYNVFTMATLTLWIPIYDRIIVPFLRRITGKEEGITMLQRVGFGIFLGVLTMVVSGVVEDHRRTLAVTRPTLGVAAQKGAISSMSGYWLVPQLALAGISEAFAVIGEIEFFYKQFPENMRSFAAAFLFSGFAISSYITSFLISVVHKATRVRGNGNWLEEDLNKGRLDYFYYMIAGIQVVNLGYFLICAKWYKYKRVESDDKDVAMEKIDHKIHLV, from the exons atggagaaaaatgagATTTCCTCGACCAAAAAAGAGCCAAATTATAGAGGGGTCAAAGCCATGCCTTTTGTTATAG GAAATGAGACATTCGAGAAGCTTGGGACAATCGGGACTTCTTCTAATCTCTTAATATACTTGACGACTGTATTTCATATGAATTCAATCACAGCTGCGAATGTTGTCAATATCTTCAATGGAACTTGCAATTTCGGAACATTGGCCGGAGCTTTCCTCTGTGACACTTATCTTGGCAGATACAAGACGCTCGGCATCGCCTCGGTCTCTTCTTTTCTG GGTATGCTGATGCTAACCTTAACAGCAGCACTTGCAAACCTTCATCCCCCGGAGTGTTCAACACAAGTTACACAACCGAACCTTAAATGCATCGGAGCTTCACCGTGGCAGATCGCTTTTCTCTTCACCGCGTTCCTGCTCCTGGTGATCGGCGCCAGCGGGATCCGGCCCTGCAATCTCGCCTTCGGCGCGGACCAGTTCAATCCTAACACGGATTCCGGCAGGAGGGGGATCAACAGTTTCTTCAATTGGTACTATTTCACTTTCACTTTCGCCATGATGCTGTCCCTCACGGTGATCGTTTACGTGCAATCGAATATGAGTTGGACTATCGGGTTGGGGATTCCCGCGTTTATGATGTTCCTGTCTTGTTTTTTCTTCTTCGTGGCAACGAGGATTTATGTGAAAGTGCTGCCGGAAGGTAGCCCGTTTACGAGCCTCGTGCAGACGCTTGTGGTTGCCTATAAGAAGAGGAAGCTGGAGCTGCCGGAGCAACCACGGTGCTCTTTGTTTAATCATGTCGATCCAGGCTCCATGAATTCTAAGCTTCAATATACAGATGAATTGAG GTTTCTGAATAGAGCAGCAATTGCAACACCGGAGGACACAATCAATCCCGATGGATCCGCAGCCAATCCCTGGAAACTCCGCAGCGTGCAGCAAGTCGAAGAAATCAAATGCATAATTCGAGTGATTCCCATCTGGTTATCCGGCATGATATACTACATTATCCTAGCCTTGATGCAAACCTACCCAGTCTTCCAGTCCCTGCAATGCGATAGGCGTTTAAGCTCTGGAAACTTCAAGATTCCGGCAGCCTCGTACAATGTCTTCACCATGGCAACCCTTACACTATGGATCCCAATATACGACAGAATCATAGTCCCGTTTCTTCGAAGAATCACAGGGAAAGAAGAAGGCATCACAATGCTGCAAAGAGTAGGATTCGGGATATTTCTCGGAGTACTCACAATGGTTGTATCAGGTGTAGTGGAGGATCACAGACGGACATTGGCTGTTACCCGTCCCACGTTAGGTGTTGCTGCACAGAAGGGCGCGATCTCATCTATGTCGGGTTACTGGCTCGTGCCTCAGCTGGCGCTGGCGGGGATATCAGAGGCATTTGCGGTGATCGGGGAAATCGAGTTCTTTTACAAGCAGTTCCCCGAAAACATGCGGAGTTTCGCCGCAGCGTTCTTGTTTAGTGGGTTTGCGATTTCGAGTTACATCACGAGCTTCTTGATTTCGGTGGTTCATAAGGCGACGAGGGTGCGGGGAAATGGGAATTGGTTGGAGGAGGATTTGAACAAGGGGAGATTGGATTATTTTTACTACATGATTGCTGGTATACAAGTGGTGAATTTGGGGTATTTCTTGATTTGTGCCAAGTGGTATAAGTATAAGAGGGTTGAGAGTGATGATAAAGATGTGGCCATGGAGAAGATTGATCATAAAATACACCTAGTTTAG